In Flavobacterium endoglycinae, one DNA window encodes the following:
- a CDS encoding TIGR02757 family protein: MNQKELKEFLDEKVIQYNNQDFIESDPVQIPHLFTLKEDIEIAGFLSASIAWGNRKMIIKNAHKMMELMGNTPYDFVMSHSEENLADLENFVHRTFNGKDFGGFIKGLQHIYKNHNGLEAVFAKNQENNSLQKSISEFKKIFFEIDHLARTQKHISDPMNNSAAKRINMYLRWMVRQDAKGVDLGIWKSISPAALSCPLDVHSGNVARKLDILKRKQNDAKALAELDKKLREMDALDPVKYDFALFGLGVFEGF; the protein is encoded by the coding sequence ATGAATCAAAAAGAACTCAAAGAATTTCTTGACGAAAAAGTCATTCAATATAACAATCAGGATTTTATAGAAAGTGATCCTGTGCAGATTCCGCATTTATTTACGCTAAAAGAAGATATCGAAATTGCTGGTTTCTTAAGTGCTTCTATTGCTTGGGGAAACCGAAAAATGATTATCAAAAATGCGCATAAAATGATGGAATTGATGGGTAATACACCTTACGATTTTGTTATGTCGCATTCTGAAGAAAATCTCGCTGATCTTGAAAATTTTGTTCACAGAACCTTCAACGGAAAAGATTTTGGCGGATTTATTAAAGGCTTACAGCATATCTATAAAAACCACAACGGATTGGAAGCAGTATTTGCCAAAAATCAAGAAAATAACAGTTTACAGAAAAGCATCAGCGAATTCAAAAAAATATTCTTCGAAATCGATCATTTAGCCAGAACACAAAAACACATTTCAGACCCAATGAACAATTCGGCGGCAAAACGAATTAATATGTACCTGCGATGGATGGTTCGTCAGGATGCAAAAGGTGTCGATTTAGGAATCTGGAAAAGTATTTCCCCAGCCGCATTGTCCTGTCCGCTTGATGTGCATTCTGGAAATGTAGCCCGTAAACTTGACATCTTGAAACGAAAACAAAACGACGCAAAAGCGTTAGCCGAATTAGACAAAAAACTCCGCGAAATGGATGCTTTAGATCCCGTAAAATACGATTTTGCTTTATTTGGATTAGGCGTTTTTGAAGGGTTTTAG
- a CDS encoding DEAD/DEAH box helicase, translating to MSTFEKFNLPKSLQKAVDELGFVTPTPIQEKSFSVIMSGRDMMGIAQTGTGKTFAYLLPLLKLYKFTNTNTPKIVILVPTRELVVQVVEEVEKLTKYMSVKTLGIYGGVNINTQKKAVYEGVDILVGTPGRTMDLALDAVVRFDETQKLVIDEFDEMLNLGFRPQLTALFAMMKTKRQNILFSATMTDEVDNLLNDYFDFPEEVTLAPSGTPLEKITQLTYNVPNFNTKVNLLKHLLETDESMSRILVFVNNKKISDMLFNRIDELFEGQFGVIHSNKSQNYRLSTMAEFQEGNLRGLITTDVMARGLDISNITHVINFELPEEPELYMHRIGRTGRADATGTAISFVTPREEEYKIETELLMDQELEIVDLPEEVEISEKLIEPEKDKLPRKFLMKKPKLEGDGAFHEKSKKNQKVNLGGPSKTKKKTHGSVNRNMLKTRNEKKKKNK from the coding sequence ATGAGCACTTTCGAAAAATTCAATCTTCCAAAATCATTACAAAAAGCCGTTGACGAATTAGGATTTGTTACGCCTACTCCTATTCAAGAAAAATCTTTCTCTGTAATCATGTCTGGACGCGATATGATGGGAATTGCACAAACCGGAACTGGTAAAACATTTGCGTACTTACTGCCTCTCTTAAAGCTTTACAAATTCACAAATACTAATACACCAAAAATCGTAATTCTGGTACCCACACGTGAATTAGTCGTTCAAGTGGTTGAAGAAGTAGAAAAATTGACCAAATATATGTCCGTTAAAACCCTTGGAATTTACGGAGGTGTTAACATCAATACACAAAAAAAAGCCGTTTACGAAGGTGTTGATATTTTAGTAGGAACGCCAGGCCGTACAATGGATTTAGCGCTTGATGCTGTAGTTCGCTTTGACGAAACACAAAAACTTGTGATAGACGAATTTGACGAAATGCTGAATTTAGGTTTCAGACCTCAATTGACTGCGCTTTTTGCGATGATGAAAACCAAACGTCAAAACATTCTGTTCTCAGCAACTATGACAGATGAAGTTGATAATCTTTTGAATGATTATTTCGATTTTCCTGAAGAAGTTACTTTGGCTCCGTCAGGAACTCCGCTTGAAAAAATTACACAGCTTACTTATAATGTTCCGAATTTCAATACTAAAGTAAATCTGCTGAAACATTTATTGGAAACCGACGAAAGTATGAGTCGTATTTTGGTTTTCGTAAACAACAAGAAGATTTCAGATATGCTTTTCAATCGTATTGATGAGCTTTTTGAAGGACAATTTGGTGTAATTCACTCTAATAAATCTCAAAATTACCGTTTGAGTACGATGGCTGAATTTCAAGAAGGAAATCTTCGCGGATTAATTACAACCGACGTTATGGCAAGAGGTTTGGATATTTCTAATATTACTCACGTAATTAACTTCGAACTTCCTGAAGAACCTGAATTATATATGCACAGAATTGGGCGTACAGGTCGTGCCGATGCCACCGGAACTGCAATTAGTTTTGTTACTCCAAGAGAAGAAGAATATAAAATCGAAACTGAACTTTTAATGGATCAGGAACTTGAAATTGTTGATTTGCCTGAAGAAGTCGAAATTTCAGAGAAATTAATCGAACCTGAAAAAGACAAATTACCAAGGAAGTTCTTAATGAAAAAACCAAAACTAGAAGGTGATGGTGCTTTTCATGAAAAATCAAAAAAGAATCAAAAAGTTAATCTGGGCGGACCATCAAAAACCAAAAAGAAAACCCACGGTTCTGTCAATAGAAATATGTTGAAAACAAGAAACGAGAAGAAAAAGAAAAATAAATAA
- a CDS encoding lactonase family protein, with protein MKKISLILFSALAITTTKAQNKFNLLVGTYTNTCQSNGIYVYEFNSATGDFKLKQSSENVVSPSYLSVSADNKFLYAVNENGTQSTVSAFKYDSASGKISVINKNDALGADPCHLINDDKNVIVANYSGGSIVVYKKKADGGITEVQQLIQHEGKGPNKARQEKAHVHMVTFSPDKKFVLVNDLGLDKVFIYKYNPTSKNEILTLKGSVDVKKGSGPRHLTFSKDGKFVYLLQELDGTLTTLSYDKAGSLKIIAETSILAKDFKGGTGAAAIKLSPDGKFLYLTDRVDANTISVYKIQKNGSVELVEQQSTLGKGPRDFAIDPTGNYVLVGHQYTNDIVIFKRNATTGKLTDTGKRIELCSPVGLVFTKI; from the coding sequence ATGAAAAAAATATCTTTAATATTATTCTCGGCTTTGGCAATCACAACTACAAAAGCTCAGAATAAATTTAACTTGTTGGTTGGAACGTATACCAATACGTGTCAGAGTAACGGAATTTATGTTTATGAATTCAATTCGGCTACAGGTGATTTTAAATTAAAACAATCTTCTGAAAATGTTGTCAGTCCAAGTTATTTATCAGTTTCTGCAGATAATAAATTTTTGTATGCTGTAAACGAAAATGGAACTCAGAGTACCGTGAGTGCTTTTAAATACGATTCAGCTTCGGGAAAAATAAGTGTAATTAATAAAAATGATGCATTAGGAGCAGATCCATGTCATTTGATTAATGATGATAAAAATGTAATTGTTGCGAACTATTCTGGGGGAAGTATTGTCGTTTACAAAAAAAAGGCAGACGGAGGAATTACAGAAGTTCAGCAGTTAATTCAGCATGAAGGAAAAGGACCAAATAAAGCACGTCAGGAAAAAGCTCACGTACACATGGTGACTTTTTCTCCAGATAAAAAGTTTGTTTTGGTAAATGATTTAGGTTTGGATAAAGTATTCATCTACAAATATAATCCAACTTCAAAAAACGAAATACTGACTTTAAAAGGAAGTGTTGACGTGAAAAAAGGAAGCGGACCAAGACATTTAACGTTCAGTAAAGACGGGAAATTTGTGTATTTGCTTCAGGAATTAGATGGCACATTGACGACTCTAAGCTATGATAAAGCAGGAAGTCTAAAAATTATAGCTGAAACGAGTATACTTGCCAAAGATTTTAAAGGTGGAACTGGTGCAGCGGCGATTAAACTTTCGCCAGACGGAAAATTTTTATATCTTACAGATCGTGTAGATGCTAATACTATTTCGGTTTACAAAATCCAGAAAAACGGAAGTGTTGAACTAGTTGAACAGCAAAGTACTTTAGGGAAAGGCCCAAGAGATTTTGCAATTGATCCAACAGGAAATTATGTTTTAGTGGGACATCAATATACCAACGATATTGTCATTTTCAAAAGAAACGCCACAACAGGAAAATTAACGGATACTGGAAAAAGAATCGAGTTGTGTTCGCCGGTTGGGTTGGTGTTTACGAAAATTTAA
- a CDS encoding vWA domain-containing protein: MHFKHPEILYFLFLLIVPILVHLFQLRRFKTSYFTNVRFLKELAVQTRKSSKIKKRLLLTTRLLLLTCAIIAFAQPFFEAKDSKNATNEMYIILDNSFSMQAKGKKGELLKRAVQELLENTPETAQFSLLTNTENYWNTDIKSSKSALQNLKYSATPFELSSILAKVKAHKSAYKKDIVIITDAVGLSEKDTKNIDFEEKPYLIIPEAEQKNNISIDSVYINQTLENFYEIGVNLSAYGEDFKPVSTALYNQNKLIAKTIINFDAKKKKINFTIPKEAFHGYVSIEDNGLAYDNKLFFSISKNKKTNVISIGEPEKSNFLSRIYTPAEFNYNNYAIGSLDYNSLEKQNTIILNELAEIPQALQTTLKAFVAKGGNLVVIPSEKSSVSNFNSFLANFGKIQFNNLKTESKLITKINFDHPLFSGVFENKITNFQYPKTNSSFDISSPYPAVLSYEDQSTFVTAVQNPTAGITVFSAPINSSNSNFQQSPLIVPLFYKIAQNNQKTGVNALTIGNNQPYFVDVLLTKDAILEVKGTDDQFIPIQQILNNKVKLTFNDFPETAGNYSVFDKKEWVENLSFNYKRTESNLSQINTNVVSDFKTADTISTIFNTLQTERTDSQIWKWFVIFALLFLALEIAIIKFVK, translated from the coding sequence ATGCATTTTAAACATCCCGAAATTCTATACTTTCTTTTTTTATTGATTGTTCCAATTTTGGTTCATTTATTTCAATTACGACGTTTTAAAACTTCATATTTCACGAACGTTCGTTTTTTAAAAGAGCTTGCTGTTCAAACCCGTAAAAGTTCAAAAATCAAAAAACGATTATTGCTTACCACTCGTTTGTTACTGTTAACGTGTGCGATTATCGCTTTTGCCCAGCCATTTTTCGAAGCAAAAGACAGCAAAAATGCCACAAACGAAATGTACATCATTCTGGATAATTCGTTCAGTATGCAGGCAAAAGGCAAAAAAGGCGAATTACTGAAACGTGCCGTTCAGGAATTATTAGAAAACACACCCGAAACCGCTCAATTCTCCCTTTTAACCAACACAGAAAACTACTGGAATACCGATATAAAATCGTCTAAAAGCGCTTTACAAAACCTAAAATACAGCGCAACACCATTTGAACTTTCGTCCATATTGGCAAAAGTAAAAGCACATAAATCAGCCTATAAAAAAGATATCGTAATTATTACTGATGCTGTTGGTTTAAGTGAAAAAGACACTAAAAATATTGATTTTGAAGAAAAGCCTTATCTCATAATTCCAGAAGCTGAACAGAAAAACAACATTTCGATTGACAGCGTGTACATCAATCAAACTTTAGAAAACTTCTACGAAATTGGTGTGAATTTATCGGCATATGGTGAAGATTTCAAACCTGTTTCAACGGCTTTGTACAATCAAAATAAATTAATTGCCAAAACGATTATCAATTTTGACGCAAAGAAAAAGAAAATCAATTTTACCATTCCAAAAGAAGCTTTTCACGGTTATGTTTCCATAGAAGACAATGGATTGGCTTATGACAATAAATTGTTTTTCAGTATTTCTAAAAACAAAAAAACAAATGTAATCAGTATTGGCGAACCTGAAAAAAGCAATTTCTTATCTAGAATTTATACACCCGCCGAATTCAATTACAACAATTACGCAATCGGCTCTTTAGACTATAATAGTTTAGAAAAACAAAACACGATTATTTTAAATGAATTAGCCGAAATTCCTCAGGCTTTACAAACCACTTTAAAAGCTTTTGTTGCAAAAGGAGGCAATTTGGTTGTGATTCCTTCCGAGAAAAGTTCGGTTTCCAACTTCAATTCTTTCTTGGCGAATTTTGGAAAAATCCAATTCAACAATCTTAAAACAGAAAGCAAACTGATTACAAAAATCAATTTTGATCACCCTTTATTTTCAGGTGTTTTTGAGAATAAAATCACGAATTTCCAATATCCCAAAACGAATTCTTCTTTTGATATATCAAGTCCATATCCGGCCGTTTTATCTTACGAAGACCAAAGTACTTTTGTAACTGCAGTTCAAAACCCAACAGCTGGAATTACTGTTTTTTCGGCACCAATAAACAGCAGCAATTCCAATTTTCAGCAATCGCCTTTAATTGTTCCGCTATTTTATAAAATCGCTCAGAACAATCAGAAAACTGGTGTAAATGCTTTAACTATTGGCAATAATCAGCCTTATTTTGTTGATGTTTTATTGACAAAAGATGCCATTCTTGAAGTAAAAGGCACAGACGATCAATTTATACCAATCCAGCAGATATTGAATAATAAAGTCAAACTCACCTTCAATGATTTTCCTGAAACAGCTGGAAATTATAGTGTTTTTGATAAAAAAGAATGGGTTGAAAATTTAAGTTTTAATTACAAAAGAACCGAAAGCAATTTGAGTCAAATAAACACAAATGTAGTTTCTGATTTCAAGACGGCCGATACGATTTCGACCATTTTTAACACCTTACAAACTGAACGTACCGACAGCCAGATTTGGAAATGGTTTGTTATCTTTGCACTGTTATTTTTAGCATTAGAAATAGCAATTATAAAATTTGTAAAATGA
- a CDS encoding dihydroorotase, which produces MKLIIKSAKIIDSKSPFHNQTVDLLIADGVIEKIGVSLPNDDAQVVRFEDLHVSQGWFDSSVSLGEPGYEDRETIANGLQVAAKSGFTAIALQPNSLPIIDNQSQVNFVKNKANGFATEIFPIGALTKASEGKDMAELFDMKNSGAIAFGDYNKSIDNANILKIALQYVQDFDGLVIAYSQDSNIKGNGVANEGIVSTRLGLKGIPNLAEELQISRNLFLLEYTGGKLHIPTISTAKSVELIREAKAKGLHVTCSASVHHLVLTDEKLDGFDTRFKVTPPLRTEVDRQALLNGIADETIDIITSDHNPIDIEFKKMEFDTAKNGTIGLESAFGALLTVLPVETIIKKLTAARSVFGLESPVIQEGAKANITLFSTEGKSTFTKENILSKSKNSAFLGTEIKGSVYGILNQNQLVTK; this is translated from the coding sequence ATGAAACTAATCATCAAAAGCGCCAAAATTATCGACTCAAAAAGTCCGTTTCACAATCAGACTGTTGATCTTTTAATTGCAGATGGTGTAATAGAAAAAATAGGAGTTTCTCTTCCAAATGATGATGCTCAAGTTGTTCGTTTTGAAGATCTTCATGTTTCTCAAGGGTGGTTTGATAGCAGTGTTTCACTGGGCGAGCCAGGTTACGAAGACCGAGAAACTATTGCTAACGGATTACAAGTTGCAGCCAAAAGCGGTTTTACAGCAATTGCATTACAACCCAATTCATTACCAATTATTGACAATCAATCTCAGGTAAATTTTGTGAAAAATAAAGCAAATGGATTTGCTACAGAAATTTTCCCAATCGGTGCTTTGACAAAAGCCAGTGAAGGAAAAGATATGGCGGAGCTTTTTGACATGAAAAATTCTGGAGCGATTGCTTTTGGAGATTACAACAAAAGTATCGACAACGCCAATATTCTGAAAATTGCTTTACAATATGTACAGGATTTCGACGGATTGGTAATCGCTTATTCGCAAGATTCAAACATTAAAGGAAATGGTGTAGCAAACGAAGGAATTGTTTCTACAAGATTAGGTTTAAAAGGAATTCCAAATTTAGCCGAAGAACTTCAGATTTCTAGAAACTTATTTTTATTAGAATATACAGGCGGAAAACTTCACATCCCAACTATTTCTACAGCAAAATCAGTGGAATTAATTAGAGAAGCGAAAGCGAAAGGTTTACATGTAACCTGCAGTGCATCTGTGCATCATTTGGTTTTAACCGATGAAAAACTAGACGGATTTGATACACGTTTCAAAGTGACACCGCCGTTAAGAACTGAAGTTGACAGACAAGCTTTATTAAACGGAATTGCTGACGAAACAATTGACATAATTACTTCAGACCACAACCCAATCGATATCGAATTCAAGAAAATGGAATTTGACACAGCCAAAAACGGAACTATTGGTTTAGAAAGTGCTTTTGGAGCTTTATTAACGGTTTTACCAGTAGAAACTATAATTAAAAAACTTACAGCAGCAAGAAGTGTTTTTGGTCTTGAAAGCCCTGTTATTCAAGAAGGTGCAAAAGCGAATATTACGTTATTTTCAACTGAAGGAAAATCAACTTTTACAAAAGAAAACATTCTTTCAAAATCTAAAAATTCTGCTTTCTTAGGAACTGAAATCAAAGGTTCTGTTTATGGAATTTTAAATCAAAATCAACTTGTTACAAAATAA
- a CDS encoding alpha/beta hydrolase yields MNLSLEYKIQEPKVILDKNPLLLLLHGYGSNEADLFSFASELPDNYYVISARAPYDLQYGAYAWYAINFDADQNKFSDNEQAKTSRDRIASFIDELVANYPIDANNVTLIGFSQGSILSYATALSYPEKIQRVVAMSGYFNEEIIKEGFENNDFKNLKIFASHGTVDQVIPIDWARKTPAILEKLNIPVVYKEYPVGHGVSPQNFFDFKNWLIG; encoded by the coding sequence ATGAATCTATCTTTAGAATATAAAATACAAGAACCAAAAGTAATTTTAGATAAAAATCCGTTATTACTTTTATTACACGGATACGGAAGCAACGAAGCCGATTTATTCTCTTTTGCTTCAGAACTTCCTGATAACTATTATGTCATTTCGGCAAGAGCACCTTACGATTTGCAATACGGAGCTTATGCTTGGTATGCCATCAACTTTGATGCTGATCAAAATAAATTTTCGGATAATGAGCAAGCAAAAACTTCTAGGGACAGAATCGCTTCTTTCATTGATGAATTAGTCGCAAATTATCCAATTGATGCCAATAATGTAACTTTAATAGGATTTAGCCAAGGATCGATTTTAAGTTATGCAACAGCACTTTCTTATCCAGAAAAAATTCAGCGAGTTGTCGCAATGAGTGGCTATTTCAATGAAGAAATCATTAAAGAAGGATTTGAGAACAACGATTTTAAAAACCTAAAAATATTCGCTTCACACGGAACTGTCGATCAAGTTATTCCAATTGATTGGGCAAGAAAAACACCGGCCATTTTAGAGAAGCTAAACATTCCTGTGGTTTACAAAGAATATCCTGTTGGCCATGGAGTTTCGCCACAAAATTTCTTTGATTTTAAAAATTGGCTGATTGGCTAG
- a CDS encoding cysteine hydrolase family protein yields the protein MSISKLDNPALILIDIQKGFLDVAYWGGDRNNTNAEQKAGELLEIWRTKKLPIFHIKHCSSNPNSILNESNPGNEFQDVVKPLEGEIIIKKNVNSSFIGTNLKELIDNAKITNLVIVGLTTDHCVSTTSRMAGNFGYSVYLISDATATFNKKGINGEVFSAELIHQTALASLNEEFAQVVTSDFIKGIV from the coding sequence ATGAGCATTTCAAAACTAGATAATCCAGCATTAATTTTAATTGATATTCAAAAAGGATTTCTTGACGTCGCTTATTGGGGCGGAGATCGAAATAATACAAATGCTGAGCAAAAAGCAGGTGAACTTTTAGAAATCTGGAGAACTAAAAAACTCCCTATTTTTCATATAAAACATTGTTCTTCAAATCCGAATTCGATTTTAAATGAATCAAATCCAGGTAATGAATTTCAAGATGTGGTAAAACCTCTTGAAGGAGAAATCATTATTAAAAAAAATGTCAACAGCTCTTTTATTGGAACCAATTTAAAAGAACTTATTGATAATGCCAAAATAACGAATCTTGTAATTGTAGGTTTAACTACCGATCATTGTGTTTCTACAACAAGTCGAATGGCAGGAAATTTTGGTTATTCAGTTTACCTGATTTCAGATGCGACAGCAACTTTCAATAAAAAAGGGATAAACGGTGAAGTTTTCTCTGCTGAATTAATTCACCAAACCGCTTTAGCAAGTTTGAACGAAGAATTTGCTCAAGTAGTAACTTCTGATTTTATTAAAGGAATTGTTTAG
- a CDS encoding MBL fold metallo-hydrolase, giving the protein MKVYFLGTGTSQGIPIIGIDHPVCKSTDAKDKRLRVSIWISWDEHSYVIDCGPDFRQQMLSCGCRKLDAILFTHEHSDHTAGLDDIRPFNFRQGEIPIYGHKRVLDNLRRRFDYVFETVNKYPGAPSVKTIEVLNDQPFEVGDKMAIPINAMHGDLQVFGYRIDDFAYLTDVKTIEKTETDKLKGLKVLVVNALRVEPHDTHFNLQEALDFINLVKPEKAYLTHISHVLGFHEEVQQKLPENVFLAYDNLEITI; this is encoded by the coding sequence TTGAAGGTCTATTTTTTAGGTACTGGTACTTCCCAAGGCATTCCGATTATCGGAATCGATCATCCCGTTTGTAAAAGCACTGATGCTAAGGATAAAAGACTCCGCGTATCCATTTGGATTTCGTGGGACGAGCATTCCTATGTAATAGATTGCGGCCCTGATTTCAGACAGCAGATGCTTTCCTGCGGCTGCCGTAAACTCGATGCGATTTTGTTTACACATGAACATTCCGATCACACTGCTGGATTGGATGATATACGTCCGTTTAACTTCAGACAAGGCGAAATTCCAATTTACGGACACAAACGCGTGTTAGACAATTTAAGACGACGTTTTGATTATGTTTTCGAAACTGTAAACAAGTATCCAGGTGCGCCAAGTGTAAAAACAATCGAAGTTCTAAACGACCAACCATTTGAGGTTGGCGATAAAATGGCCATTCCAATAAACGCCATGCACGGAGATTTACAGGTTTTTGGATACAGAATTGATGATTTTGCTTATCTAACCGATGTAAAAACAATCGAAAAAACCGAAACTGATAAGCTAAAAGGCTTAAAAGTTTTAGTCGTAAATGCGCTGCGCGTTGAACCTCATGACACTCATTTTAACCTGCAGGAAGCACTTGATTTTATTAATCTGGTTAAACCTGAAAAGGCGTATTTAACACATATTAGTCATGTATTAGGCTTTCATGAAGAAGTACAGCAAAAACTTCCTGAAAACGTCTTTTTGGCTTACGATAATCTTGAAATTACAATTTAA
- a CDS encoding TonB-dependent receptor gives MGTEIKLKGDRVIEQIPSIKDKALRINLNENIYGTFAEIGAGQETVRHFFRSGGSSGTIAKAMSAYDKDFSDAIYGTETDGRYVTEERLKKMLTHEGQIIEERLSREKHPTKLFFSYANTVATIDFAKQFKGHGWVGIRYQIEPDEAYNEIILHIRFRETDARLQQETLGILGVNLIYGAFYKYNDPKRLLRYLYDHLDKDQLEIDTINFSGPRFADVDNRLMSLQLVKNGMTDAVMFNPEGKNILPAAILYKKNLLALRGSFRPVTKVNMDMYEKSLEMFLKENKVEKNNTLVVFEITLSNLRSDGEIDERDFMDRAELLCSLGQTVMISNFQEYYKVVEYFANYTKSRMGLAMGVNNLVDIFDEKYYRHLSGGILEAFGKLFYRDMKVFLYPMLDEDGVLMNSNNLKVHPRMKELYKFFKFNGKVVDIEDYDPDNLSVFSREVLKMINQGKKGWEPMLPPGISEIIKEHHLFGYHPQKELEQNT, from the coding sequence ATGGGTACAGAAATAAAACTCAAAGGTGACAGGGTCATCGAACAGATTCCTTCTATAAAAGACAAAGCATTACGCATTAATTTAAACGAGAATATTTACGGAACATTTGCTGAAATTGGCGCTGGACAAGAGACAGTTAGACATTTTTTCAGATCCGGAGGTTCATCGGGAACAATTGCAAAAGCAATGTCTGCCTATGATAAAGATTTTAGCGACGCCATTTATGGTACCGAAACCGACGGAAGATATGTAACCGAAGAGCGTCTTAAAAAAATGCTTACTCATGAAGGACAAATCATCGAAGAGCGTTTAAGCCGAGAAAAACACCCTACAAAACTTTTTTTTAGTTATGCCAATACGGTAGCCACAATAGATTTTGCCAAACAATTTAAAGGCCATGGCTGGGTAGGAATTCGATACCAAATAGAACCGGACGAGGCTTACAACGAAATTATTCTTCACATTCGTTTTAGAGAAACCGACGCAAGATTACAACAAGAAACACTAGGAATTTTAGGGGTTAACTTAATTTACGGTGCTTTTTACAAATACAACGATCCTAAACGTTTACTGCGTTATTTATACGATCACTTAGACAAAGATCAATTAGAGATCGATACCATTAACTTTTCTGGACCTCGTTTTGCCGATGTTGACAATCGTTTGATGAGTTTACAGTTGGTTAAAAACGGAATGACTGATGCCGTAATGTTCAATCCTGAAGGAAAAAACATTCTTCCGGCTGCTATTCTTTACAAAAAGAACCTTTTAGCTTTACGAGGAAGTTTCCGTCCTGTTACAAAAGTGAACATGGATATGTATGAGAAATCATTAGAAATGTTTCTCAAAGAAAATAAGGTTGAAAAAAATAATACACTTGTTGTTTTTGAAATCACACTTTCGAATTTACGTTCTGATGGAGAAATCGACGAACGTGACTTTATGGACAGAGCTGAATTACTTTGTTCGCTTGGACAAACGGTTATGATTTCGAATTTCCAAGAATACTACAAAGTGGTTGAATACTTCGCTAATTATACTAAATCTCGTATGGGATTAGCAATGGGTGTCAATAATCTTGTTGATATTTTTGATGAGAAATATTACCGTCATTTAAGTGGAGGAATTCTGGAAGCTTTTGGAAAATTATTCTACCGTGATATGAAGGTATTCTTGTATCCAATGTTAGATGAAGATGGTGTATTAATGAATTCAAACAACTTAAAAGTGCATCCGAGAATGAAAGAATTGTACAAGTTCTTCAAGTTTAACGGAAAAGTTGTGGATATTGAAGATTATGATCCTGATAATTTATCTGTTTTCTCTCGTGAAGTTTTAAAAATGATCAACCAAGGAAAAAAAGGCTGGGAACCAATGCTTCCGCCGGGTATTTCGGAAATCATCAAAGAACATCATCTTTTTGGATATCATCCACAGAAAGAATTAGAACAAAATACGTAA
- the bcp gene encoding thioredoxin-dependent thiol peroxidase yields MTTLKAGDKAPSFSGTDQDGKTHKLSDYAGKKLVVFFYPKASTPGCTAEACDLRDNFHRFQANNYELLGVSADSPKAQVKFKEKYELPFPLLADEDKSVINAFGVWGPKKFMGKEYDGIHRTTFVIDEKGIIEEVIENVKTKEHASQILK; encoded by the coding sequence ATGACAACATTAAAAGCTGGAGACAAAGCACCTAGTTTTTCAGGAACAGATCAAGATGGGAAAACTCACAAATTATCTGATTATGCAGGAAAGAAATTGGTAGTTTTCTTTTATCCAAAAGCAAGTACGCCAGGCTGTACAGCTGAAGCTTGCGATTTAAGAGATAATTTTCACCGTTTTCAAGCCAATAATTACGAACTTCTTGGAGTAAGTGCCGACAGCCCAAAAGCACAGGTAAAATTCAAAGAAAAATATGAATTGCCATTTCCCTTATTAGCTGACGAAGATAAATCGGTAATTAATGCTTTTGGAGTTTGGGGACCAAAGAAATTTATGGGAAAAGAATATGACGGAATTCACAGAACTACTTTCGTAATAGATGAAAAAGGAATCATTGAAGAAGTAATTGAAAACGTAAAAACCAAAGAGCACGCTTCGCAGATTTTGAAGTAG